The sequence below is a genomic window from Paramisgurnus dabryanus chromosome 4, PD_genome_1.1, whole genome shotgun sequence.
TAAACATACACATATGTTACATCAACGTGTAATAAATTAGATATgtctttacaaaaatgttaacctaaaataacccaacaacgAATAGCATAAATATCagatttttaagtaaattaaaggaggattgtggccaaaactggtactgcaatcacacaactggtggccaatacacatcATCAACATCATTTTAGGGCTGCAacttcactttttaaatgaaaatattctggccagaccactgttgtcagtgatataagtatttgaaatgaaattgATTTCTTAaggtctagtgacatatcagggccattttatgattcattgatatacatttcttacatactgttcctttaagacaaTTCCAGCTTCCAAAAAGCAGGAAACACTGGTTGGCTGGTTTTACAGTAGCATGTCTCTCAGTCTGGttttagttgtttttttagGTTGGTCAGCTAAAACCAACTTGACCAGGCTGAAAGCTTGATTGACTGTTATAAGCTGGTTCAAGATGGAATAGCTTGTTTCAACGGATCCTCCTATCTGGCAAAGATTGCCTTCCAGCCTGGTCAAACTGGTGGATCAGCTGATCTTCCAGCCTGAAcagttaaaattttttgtttattattactTTAAATATAATGTTGTGAAAATTATTAACATAGCGTAttataaaaactgtaaaaaaaaaggtttatatacatttatccagtgtgattttattttcattcatttatgAAATATGCACAGAGGTTAAATTTATGTCTCATAAGGAAAAACACATGatgttttttaaacacatttacaggAAAGTTGGTGCAAGTGTTACAGTCACAACATAATGTCATAATTCTACTTATGACTATGACTACAATAGCATGTGTTGCCCAGTTTCTACCAAATATCACTTAATTCAATGATGGTAGCCTAAATAAAACTGTAGTGTATATTTTGTCAAAAACTAGTGTTCCCGTGATAATATTTTACAGTTTGCCATCTACACACATTAACCCTCATAAGCCCCTATTTTCCTGTATACGTTAGAGTTCCctgggggtaaaaatgaccccagaaattaaaagtgtgattaaaaatatatataaatttttaatgatacaaataatatatcattttttttgtttacttcccatctatacaataatgctgtgttttgggagatatgaagtacttttgtacctgtttacctcaattcctcaactacaccattagcttgcctgtaaaatatattttttatgaaaaatatctaaatttgatttaaattgtttttagatattgatctagaTGTAATGTGTTGAATTTGACCATTTGGTGTTTAGGAAAAATCTGTTTTATGGTTACACtttaggaaataaatcattttgaccagcagatgcccatagagacccattcattttacTGGATGTTGCCAACTGCTCGACGACATCAATACTttagtgaaacattttgtgattttatgtttacaaaaacattagaaaggacattacaaataaaaactttaagtGTTATCTCTTTTTAGTgcatattttctgtgttttaacTGTTTTTTATAGGCAATTTTAGGATGTTTACActaaaataatgtttaataataacTGAAACAACATTGATATGCACAACACTTATATGACAGAGGAgttagttatttatttaacacttttgggtCATTTTGAAGCTTAAAGGGTTTTATGGttactatgggagtggatggtgacagAGGTGGTCACCACCATTCACCCCAGTAACAAAAACAACCTAAagaaccatttaaaaaaaaattgtttggaagaaaaacaaaaaaaaaacatttggtgtTCAAACGACATGAGGGCGAGTAAATAATAGCTtcgtttttgggtgaactttccctttaaaaaaTTTGAGGCAGGATTTTTACATTTGGTTACTTTGACAAAAAAAGACAGATATACAAAAATTATCATGTTTATGCAGGTCTTTTATAACAACTTTTGCTGTTTAATATCAGTACAATAAAGTCTGTAATTTGTGACTCATTAATCTTGTTATTAGAGCAGGGGGGACTCAGTAAAGATGTAAAGATGTAAACGtatatgaaaaacaaacaatcaattacaataaAACGCAGTAATTTAACACTCGTAACTTAGAACCAGACTGCAGTCAATCTTCTACCTGCCGTCAAGAGCTTTATCACGAGCAATGACTGCCTCATCAAACTTGATCATAAGTGTGGTCCCCTTATGCCAGTGAACAGTAACTTTTGCTGGGAAGCCACTGTGGGTTAAAATAGCTTCCACGATGCCACCCGTAAAGGCTGCACAGTTTAAAGTGCTGTTCTCTTTTGGGACTGATATGTAGGCATTTATTAGTGGTTCCTTTTCAATGATGTAGTACGTTTTGTCATCATCATTGGCTTGTTCCAACTTGTCAGCTTCCTTGCCAAACAATGATTTCCATACATTTACctaaagagaaatagaaagagggTTAACACCTGtaacatatataaatattagcTAAGCAATATTCAGGGAAAATACCTTAATAAAGAGAAGTATGTTTAACACTTTGGTCTCTCTTTTTCCATTTTTCTCTCTCAACACAAGAACATCCAGGAGGCTTGCTCCAACACCCTGACCCATGTCAGCCAACCGGGCCTGGAGCTCAGACACCGAATAAACGCGGCTCTGGCAGTACTGCACCATCTCGGAGAACAGCAACGCAAACGCGCTCACGCTCACTTCGGTCTT
It includes:
- the LOC135746641 gene encoding trafficking protein particle complex subunit 5-like codes for the protein MEVRFTRGKSAILERSLTRPKTEVSVSAFALLFSEMVQYCQSRVYSVSELQARLADMGQGVGASLLDVLVLREKNGKRETKVLNILLFIKVNVWKSLFGKEADKLEQANDDDKTYYIIEKEPLINAYISVPKENSTLNCAAFTGGIVEAILTHSGFPAKVTVHWHKGTTLMIKFDEAVIARDKALDGR